In Halorientalis sp. LT38, a genomic segment contains:
- a CDS encoding helix-turn-helix domain-containing protein — protein MAEGILATVAVREPDCCPVAPMSTGGRVRSVSQSRPVDGTVTVEVTTDATVEGSDVPGETLFSYDSETVHRLERQAGQNCACELVERHGCPVRDVSAEGGSVVLSFIAEDLAVLRDVVADLREREEGVTVRSLRRSGEDGSRSEPVFVDKGEFTPRQREVLRTAHEAGYFERPKGANAEEVAAALEVAPSTFAEHLAAAQTKLMAALFGGAADES, from the coding sequence ATGGCCGAAGGCATCCTCGCAACCGTCGCTGTCAGGGAACCGGACTGCTGTCCGGTCGCCCCGATGAGCACCGGCGGGCGGGTCCGGTCGGTCTCCCAGAGTCGCCCCGTCGACGGAACGGTGACCGTCGAGGTGACCACCGACGCCACCGTCGAAGGGTCCGACGTGCCCGGCGAGACGCTGTTCAGCTACGACTCCGAGACGGTCCACCGGCTCGAACGCCAGGCAGGGCAGAACTGCGCCTGCGAACTCGTCGAGCGACACGGCTGTCCGGTGCGCGACGTGAGCGCCGAGGGCGGCTCGGTCGTGCTCTCCTTCATCGCCGAGGACCTCGCCGTCCTCCGCGACGTGGTCGCCGACCTGCGGGAGCGCGAGGAGGGGGTCACCGTCCGGTCGCTCCGGCGGTCCGGCGAGGACGGGAGCCGGTCCGAACCGGTCTTCGTCGACAAGGGGGAGTTCACGCCCCGGCAGCGCGAAGTGTTGCGGACCGCGCACGAAGCGGGCTACTTCGAGCGACCGAAGGGCGCCAACGCCGAGGAGGTGGCGGCCGCGCTCGAGGTCGCGCCGTCGACGTTCGCCGAACACCTCGCCGCCGCGCAGACGAAGCTCATGGCCGCGCTGTTCGGCGGGGCGGCCGACGAGAGCTGA
- a CDS encoding ubiquinol-cytochrome c reductase iron-sulfur subunit, producing MDRETTDADLGRTYPTGDEGDASDGGCPCSATGDAMAGGRPSIYQDFYGDCRAEMERRDYAKALATIGGLTAVGSLTAPLLSLTQVFEREYTGPIYSDGVALVDDAGERIQEGRLSAGEQLTVFPEPRPGLADSPTLLVRFEEGEYGGDTNLEYTVGGYAAYSKVCTHAGCMVADRDGTTMVCPCHSGRFDPLSGAAVTGGPPPRKLPQLPITLSSEGHLVATADFEGTIGPGGE from the coding sequence ATGGACCGCGAGACGACCGACGCCGATCTGGGCCGGACGTACCCGACGGGCGACGAGGGTGACGCGAGCGACGGCGGCTGTCCCTGTTCGGCCACCGGCGACGCGATGGCCGGCGGCCGCCCGAGCATCTACCAGGACTTCTACGGCGACTGCCGCGCCGAGATGGAGCGCCGCGACTACGCCAAGGCGCTCGCGACCATCGGCGGACTCACCGCCGTCGGCAGCCTGACCGCGCCGCTTTTGAGCCTGACGCAGGTCTTCGAGCGCGAGTACACGGGGCCGATCTACTCCGACGGCGTCGCGCTGGTCGACGACGCCGGCGAGCGGATCCAGGAGGGGCGGCTCTCGGCGGGCGAACAGCTGACCGTCTTCCCCGAGCCCCGGCCCGGACTGGCCGACTCGCCGACGCTGCTCGTCCGGTTCGAGGAGGGCGAGTACGGCGGCGACACGAACCTCGAGTACACCGTCGGCGGGTACGCCGCCTACTCGAAGGTGTGTACCCACGCCGGCTGCATGGTCGCCGACCGGGACGGCACGACGATGGTCTGTCCCTGCCACTCCGGCCGGTTCGACCCGCTCTCGGGCGCGGCGGTCACCGGTGGGCCGCCACCACGCAAACTCCCGCAACTCCCGATCACGCTGTCGAGCGAGGGGCACCTCGTCGCTACCGCCGACTTCGAGGGCACCATCGGCCCGGGGGGTGAGTGA
- a CDS encoding cytochrome b has product MGRLDRIYGFFDDRLDLTESQSFLGKAFPAEDSFLLGEVALFCFLILVLTGMFLGFFFEPSTTEVEYEGSVAEYQGEDLPEAFVSVLNITYDVPFGMLLRRMHHWAAHLFVASMALHMLRVFFNGAYRNPRELNWLVGTGLAGTSMFAAYTGYALPFDEFASTAVGIGYNVALSVPIIGETLGQLVFGGSFPSSATIPRLFFLHVLVLPLVIAGLLALHMGILIRQKHTEAERDGDVPGREPVDRDDGSVVVGLPAVPNQVAVSAVVFFLTLAVLSLLAGFLPVHNIAEYGPNNPASTPSLVMPDWFLMWGYGFLKLVPSWLSFDLLGIHVSSEFVGGLLLPGLVFAVVAAWPFIDYSEEQVHFAESPLKRPWQTAVGIAGVTFIMVASIAGMDVIVADLVGASTAAIRPYLLGALLTVPVVAGLITYVTLREPDADPPTEGEETAADGRGESGGRTDGDASDDGGTDD; this is encoded by the coding sequence ATGGGGCGACTCGACCGCATCTACGGCTTCTTCGACGACCGGCTGGATCTGACCGAGAGCCAGTCGTTCCTCGGGAAGGCCTTCCCCGCAGAGGATTCGTTCCTCCTCGGGGAGGTCGCCCTCTTTTGCTTCCTGATCCTCGTGCTGACGGGGATGTTCCTCGGCTTCTTCTTCGAGCCGAGCACCACGGAGGTCGAGTACGAGGGCAGCGTCGCCGAGTACCAGGGCGAGGACCTCCCGGAGGCGTTCGTGAGCGTCCTCAACATCACCTACGACGTGCCCTTCGGGATGCTCCTGCGCCGGATGCACCACTGGGCCGCGCACCTGTTCGTCGCCTCGATGGCGTTGCACATGCTCAGGGTCTTCTTCAACGGGGCCTACCGCAACCCGCGGGAGCTCAACTGGCTCGTGGGCACCGGGCTGGCCGGCACGTCGATGTTCGCGGCCTACACGGGCTACGCGTTACCGTTCGACGAGTTCGCCAGCACGGCCGTCGGCATCGGTTACAACGTGGCCCTGTCGGTCCCCATCATAGGCGAGACTCTCGGGCAACTGGTCTTCGGTGGGAGCTTCCCGTCCAGCGCCACGATACCCAGACTCTTCTTCCTGCACGTACTCGTCTTGCCGCTGGTCATCGCGGGACTGTTAGCGCTGCACATGGGGATCCTGATACGCCAGAAGCACACCGAGGCCGAGCGGGACGGCGACGTCCCGGGTCGTGAGCCCGTCGACCGGGACGACGGCAGCGTCGTGGTCGGTCTGCCAGCCGTGCCCAACCAGGTCGCGGTGAGCGCCGTCGTGTTCTTCCTGACGCTGGCGGTGCTCTCCCTGCTGGCCGGGTTCCTGCCGGTCCACAACATCGCCGAGTACGGCCCCAACAACCCGGCGTCGACCCCGTCGCTGGTGATGCCAGACTGGTTCCTGATGTGGGGCTACGGGTTCCTGAAGCTCGTGCCGTCGTGGCTGAGCTTCGACCTGCTCGGGATTCACGTCAGTTCCGAGTTCGTCGGCGGCCTGCTGCTGCCCGGCCTGGTGTTCGCGGTGGTGGCCGCCTGGCCGTTCATCGACTACAGCGAGGAGCAGGTCCACTTCGCCGAGAGCCCGCTGAAACGGCCCTGGCAGACGGCGGTCGGGATCGCCGGCGTGACCTTCATCATGGTGGCCTCGATCGCCGGCATGGACGTGATCGTGGCGGACCTCGTCGGCGCCTCGACGGCGGCCATCAGGCCGTACCTGCTCGGGGCGCTGCTGACCGTCCCCGTGGTCGCGGGGTTGATCACGTACGTGACGCTCCGTGAACCGGACGCGGACCCGCCCACGGAGGGCGAGGAGACGGCGGCGGACGGGCGAGGCGAATCGGGCGGTCGAACTGACGGCGACGCGAGCGACGACGGAGGTACGGATGACTGA
- a CDS encoding molybdopterin-dependent oxidoreductase, with product MSGGRDTGEDAADVDAARRDFLKGIGAATAVGVTGFGLGQQSEMNSLEVVDDPIGEYPYRDWEDLYREEWDWDSTARSTHSVNCTGSCSWEVFVRNGQVWREEQAGDYPQFDEDAPDPNPRGCQKGACYSDYVNADQRILHPLRRVGERGEGQWQRISWDEALTDIAEEVIDTVQDGEYDAISGFTPIPAMSPVSFASGSRLINLLGGVSHSFYDWYSDLPPGQPITWGTQTENAESADWYNADYIIAWGSNINVTRIPDAKYFLEAAYNGTKRVGIFTDYSQTAIHTDEWISPEPGTDTALALGMARVIVDEGLYDAAHLKEQTDMPLLVREDTGKFLRASEVRGLTVQADRPDQMFVMQDAGGNLRVAPGSLGERDGQYDPSESIALDFDPQLSVERAVSTTDGNVQVRSVWNNLTDELENYTPEYIYEETGVGRQTHQEIAREFAEAEKAKIIHGKGVNDWYHNDLGNRAIQLLVTLTGNLGEQGTGLDHYVGQEKIWTFKGWQTLSFPTGSVRGVPTTLWTYFHAGILDNTDPDTAAKIRESVEKGWMPLYPSERSDGSRPDPSVLFVWRGNYFNQAKGNVAVEEQLWPKLDLVVDVNFRMDSTAMNADIVLPTASHYEKHDLSMTDMHTYVHPFTPAVEPLGESKTDWQIFRELAAKIQELATQRGIDPIPDRKFDREIDLTSVHDDYVRDWETGEAGALTGDKAASEYILEHSEESNPEGTDEQLTFDDIDEQPRRLLDTGDHWTSPIEEGEAYTPWKRYVQDKEPWPTFTGRQQYYVDHDWFLELGEQLPTHKSPPTLQEKSDYPLRYNTPHGRWSIHSTWRDNEKMLRLQRGEPVVYLNPEDMAERGIEDGDTVTVYNDLAEVEVQAKEYPSSEPGTVRMYFAWEKFQFPDGDNFNSLVPMYMKPTQLVQYPEDTGEHLHFFPNYWGPTGVNSEVRVEVEAIDGADGTSGATDGGDGQ from the coding sequence ATGAGCGGCGGCCGGGACACAGGGGAGGACGCGGCGGACGTCGACGCCGCGCGCCGGGACTTCCTGAAAGGGATCGGCGCGGCGACGGCGGTCGGCGTCACCGGGTTCGGCCTGGGACAGCAGAGCGAGATGAACAGTTTAGAGGTCGTCGACGATCCCATCGGGGAGTACCCCTACCGGGACTGGGAGGACCTCTACCGCGAGGAGTGGGACTGGGACTCGACGGCCCGGTCGACCCACTCGGTCAACTGCACCGGCAGTTGCTCGTGGGAGGTGTTCGTCCGCAACGGCCAGGTCTGGCGCGAGGAGCAGGCCGGCGACTACCCGCAGTTCGACGAGGACGCGCCCGACCCGAACCCCCGGGGGTGTCAGAAGGGGGCCTGTTACTCCGATTACGTCAACGCCGACCAGCGCATTCTCCACCCGCTCCGTCGCGTCGGCGAGCGCGGCGAGGGGCAGTGGCAGCGGATCTCCTGGGACGAGGCCCTGACGGATATCGCCGAGGAGGTGATCGACACGGTCCAGGACGGAGAGTACGACGCCATCTCCGGGTTCACCCCGATTCCGGCGATGAGTCCCGTCTCCTTCGCCAGCGGCTCCCGCCTCATCAACCTGCTCGGTGGCGTCTCCCACAGCTTCTACGACTGGTACTCGGACCTGCCGCCGGGTCAGCCGATCACCTGGGGCACCCAGACGGAGAACGCCGAGAGCGCCGACTGGTACAACGCCGACTACATCATCGCGTGGGGCTCGAACATCAACGTCACGCGGATCCCCGACGCGAAGTACTTCCTCGAAGCCGCCTACAACGGCACGAAGCGGGTCGGGATCTTCACGGACTACTCGCAGACGGCGATCCACACCGACGAGTGGATCAGTCCGGAACCGGGCACCGACACCGCCCTGGCGCTGGGTATGGCCCGCGTCATCGTCGACGAGGGGCTGTACGACGCGGCCCACCTCAAAGAGCAGACCGACATGCCGCTCCTGGTTCGCGAGGACACCGGGAAGTTCCTCCGGGCCAGCGAGGTGCGGGGACTCACCGTGCAGGCCGACCGCCCCGACCAGATGTTCGTCATGCAGGACGCAGGGGGGAACCTGCGCGTCGCGCCGGGGTCGCTCGGTGAACGCGACGGCCAGTACGATCCCAGCGAGAGCATCGCGCTGGACTTCGATCCGCAACTGTCGGTCGAGCGCGCGGTGTCGACGACCGACGGCAACGTACAGGTTCGATCCGTCTGGAACAACCTGACCGACGAACTGGAAAACTACACGCCCGAGTACATCTACGAGGAGACCGGCGTGGGCCGGCAGACCCACCAGGAGATCGCCCGGGAGTTCGCGGAGGCCGAGAAGGCGAAGATCATCCACGGCAAGGGCGTCAACGACTGGTACCACAACGACCTGGGCAACCGCGCGATCCAGTTGCTCGTCACGCTGACGGGCAATCTGGGCGAGCAGGGCACGGGCCTCGACCACTACGTCGGCCAGGAGAAGATCTGGACCTTCAAGGGGTGGCAGACCCTCTCGTTCCCCACCGGCTCGGTCCGGGGCGTGCCCACGACGCTGTGGACCTACTTCCACGCGGGCATCCTCGACAACACCGACCCCGACACCGCGGCGAAGATCCGCGAGTCCGTCGAGAAGGGCTGGATGCCGCTCTATCCCTCGGAGCGGTCCGACGGCTCCCGTCCGGACCCCTCGGTCCTCTTCGTCTGGCGGGGCAACTACTTCAACCAGGCCAAGGGCAACGTCGCCGTCGAGGAACAGCTCTGGCCGAAACTCGACCTCGTCGTCGACGTGAACTTCCGGATGGACTCGACGGCGATGAACGCCGACATCGTCCTGCCGACGGCGAGCCACTACGAGAAACACGACCTCTCGATGACGGACATGCACACCTACGTGCATCCCTTTACCCCGGCGGTCGAACCGCTGGGCGAGTCCAAGACCGACTGGCAGATCTTCCGGGAACTGGCCGCGAAGATCCAGGAACTCGCCACCCAGCGCGGGATCGACCCGATCCCCGACCGGAAGTTCGATCGCGAGATCGACCTGACGAGCGTCCACGACGACTACGTCCGGGACTGGGAGACCGGCGAGGCGGGTGCGCTGACCGGTGACAAGGCGGCCTCCGAGTACATCCTCGAACACTCAGAGGAATCCAATCCCGAGGGCACCGACGAGCAACTCACGTTCGACGACATCGACGAACAGCCACGACGGTTGCTGGACACGGGCGATCACTGGACCTCGCCGATCGAGGAGGGCGAGGCCTACACGCCCTGGAAGCGCTACGTCCAGGACAAGGAGCCGTGGCCGACGTTCACGGGGCGCCAGCAGTACTACGTCGACCACGACTGGTTCCTCGAACTGGGCGAACAACTGCCGACGCACAAGTCGCCGCCGACGCTGCAGGAGAAGTCGGACTACCCGCTGCGGTACAACACGCCGCACGGGCGGTGGTCGATCCACTCGACCTGGCGGGACAACGAGAAGATGCTCCGCCTCCAGCGCGGGGAACCCGTCGTCTACCTCAACCCCGAGGACATGGCCGAGCGGGGCATCGAGGACGGCGACACCGTCACGGTGTACAACGACCTCGCCGAAGTCGAGGTCCAGGCCAAGGAGTACCCAAGCAGCGAACCCGGCACCGTCAGGATGTACTTCGCCTGGGAGAAGTTCCAGTTCCCCGACGGCGACAACTTCAACAGCCTCGTCCCGATGTACATGAAACCCACACAGCTCGTCCAGTATCCCGAGGACACCGGCGAACACCTGCACTTCTTCCCCAACTACTGGGGTCCCACCGGCGTCAACAGCGAGGTCCGCGTCGAGGTCGAAGCGATCGACGGCGCGGACGGCACTTCGGGGGCGACCGACGGAGGTGACGGCCAGTGA
- a CDS encoding 4Fe-4S dicluster domain-containing protein, translating into MSSQSDGGGSETPEGVDLAEGIDHQVAMVMDLNKCIGCQTCTIACKTNWTEGGGRDYMYWNNVETRPGSGYPRDWEEMGGGWESDEHSERSPGQLPEKEEYGRAWEFNHEQIFYEGSDEPLRPMDGAEWGPNWDEDQGAGEYPNSYYFYLPRICNHCTHPSCVEACPRSALYKREEDGIVLVDQERCRGYRYCVEGCPYKKVYYNSVTKNSEKCIFCYPRIEGEGPDDEVRPPSCAADCPPQLRLVGFLDDEEGPIHKLVNEHEVAVQLHPEYRTEPNVFYIPPFAPPQHSDAGESLESERIPRNYLEELFGPEVNEALNTIERERNRVERGEESEVMDILTTDNPAQQYRLEVFDDEE; encoded by the coding sequence GTGAGTTCCCAGTCCGACGGCGGCGGCAGCGAAACGCCGGAGGGCGTCGACCTCGCGGAGGGGATCGACCACCAGGTCGCGATGGTGATGGACCTGAACAAGTGCATCGGCTGCCAGACATGCACCATCGCCTGCAAGACCAACTGGACCGAGGGCGGCGGCCGGGATTACATGTACTGGAACAACGTGGAGACCCGGCCCGGCTCGGGCTACCCGCGCGACTGGGAGGAGATGGGCGGCGGCTGGGAGTCCGACGAGCACAGCGAGCGGTCGCCCGGCCAGCTCCCCGAGAAGGAGGAGTACGGCCGCGCCTGGGAGTTCAACCACGAGCAGATCTTCTACGAGGGCAGCGACGAACCGCTCCGCCCCATGGACGGCGCGGAGTGGGGCCCCAACTGGGACGAGGACCAGGGCGCCGGCGAGTACCCCAACTCCTACTACTTCTACCTGCCCCGGATCTGCAACCACTGCACCCACCCCTCCTGCGTGGAGGCCTGCCCGCGCTCGGCGCTGTACAAGCGCGAGGAGGACGGCATCGTCCTGGTCGACCAGGAACGCTGCCGGGGCTACCGCTACTGCGTCGAGGGCTGTCCCTACAAGAAGGTGTACTACAACTCGGTGACGAAGAATAGCGAGAAGTGCATCTTCTGTTATCCCCGCATCGAGGGCGAGGGGCCGGACGACGAGGTCCGACCCCCGTCCTGTGCGGCGGACTGTCCGCCGCAGTTGCGGCTCGTGGGCTTCCTCGACGACGAGGAGGGGCCGATCCACAAGCTCGTGAACGAACACGAGGTGGCGGTCCAGTTGCACCCCGAGTACCGCACCGAACCCAACGTCTTCTACATCCCGCCCTTCGCCCCGCCACAGCACTCCGACGCGGGCGAGAGCCTCGAGTCGGAGCGCATCCCGCGCAACTACCTCGAGGAGCTGTTCGGCCCCGAAGTAAACGAGGCGCTGAACACGATCGAGCGCGAGCGCAACCGGGTCGAACGGGGCGAGGAGAGCGAGGTGATGGACATCCTGACGACGGACAACCCTGCCCAACAGTATCGGCTGGAGGTCTTCGACGATGAAGAGTAA
- a CDS encoding ethylbenzene dehydrogenase-related protein codes for MKSKELALAAVLAVALVAATLALPAVVDARPAFAVPVHEDEGEGTYRDPASGDWSEAPAATLEMASAPSGLPNASSTTVEEAKLQAVRTDERLFLKLSWADATNDTETGDVGAFADAAAIQLPVDESARPPIAMGGADNPVNVWFWRADATQQELLAGGAGTTTPMNGTVATESRYVDGQREVVFSRDLDASGANRTSVPADEDLDVAIAVWNGSADERSGHKAASDWYYLALGAGPQGPPYELLLWVIAGLAIVFTTLVTIEGVRRTRGDS; via the coding sequence ATGAAGAGTAAGGAACTCGCCCTCGCGGCCGTTCTCGCCGTGGCACTGGTCGCGGCGACGCTCGCACTCCCGGCGGTGGTCGACGCGCGGCCGGCCTTCGCCGTCCCGGTCCACGAGGACGAGGGCGAGGGGACCTACAGGGACCCGGCGAGCGGTGACTGGTCCGAGGCACCGGCGGCGACACTCGAGATGGCAAGCGCCCCGAGCGGGCTGCCGAACGCGTCATCGACGACCGTGGAGGAGGCGAAACTCCAGGCCGTCCGCACCGACGAGCGGCTCTTCCTGAAGCTCAGCTGGGCCGACGCCACCAACGACACCGAGACGGGTGACGTGGGAGCGTTCGCCGACGCGGCCGCCATCCAGTTGCCGGTCGACGAGAGCGCCCGGCCCCCGATCGCGATGGGCGGGGCCGACAACCCGGTGAACGTCTGGTTCTGGCGGGCCGATGCCACCCAGCAGGAACTGCTGGCGGGCGGCGCCGGGACGACGACGCCGATGAACGGTACCGTCGCAACCGAGAGCCGCTACGTCGACGGCCAGCGGGAAGTCGTCTTCTCGCGCGACCTCGACGCCAGCGGTGCGAACCGCACGTCGGTCCCCGCGGACGAGGACCTGGACGTGGCCATCGCGGTCTGGAACGGCTCGGCCGACGAGCGGTCGGGCCACAAGGCCGCGAGCGACTGGTACTACCTCGCACTGGGCGCCGGGCCGCAGGGGCCGCCGTACGAACTCCTGCTGTGGGTGATCGCCGGCCTCGCGATCGTGTTCACGACGCTCGTGACGATCGAGGGCGTCCGCCGGACCCGGGGTGACAGCTGA
- a CDS encoding molecular chaperone TorD family protein, translating to MAANDAPGGPGALAGEVESDAGARGAVYALLAAAFDQPDEELYRAIETGAFREELAALVDRTALDMAVPDLTTEDDYEHLCARYNDLFVIGFSEVVDATDGTMRHEEPPVSLYESAHRPEVSWNDVNLDLARAYEYFGCQVDQEVRDNHDHLQLQLEFMGYLCRREAAVDPDVAAARLDFHDRHLRVIGEAVADALAAEPGTEFYGDLGAFLDRFTDADVEDLAARREGGGSA from the coding sequence ATGGCGGCGAACGACGCCCCGGGTGGCCCCGGCGCGCTGGCGGGGGAGGTCGAGAGCGACGCGGGCGCTCGCGGCGCCGTCTACGCGCTGCTTGCGGCCGCGTTCGACCAGCCAGACGAGGAACTCTACCGGGCCATCGAGACCGGCGCCTTCCGCGAGGAACTCGCGGCGCTGGTCGACCGGACCGCGCTGGACATGGCGGTGCCGGATCTGACCACCGAGGACGACTACGAACACCTCTGTGCCCGGTACAACGACCTGTTCGTGATCGGCTTCTCGGAGGTCGTCGACGCGACCGACGGGACGATGCGCCACGAGGAGCCGCCGGTCTCGCTGTACGAGTCCGCACACCGGCCGGAGGTGTCCTGGAACGACGTGAACCTCGACCTGGCGCGGGCCTACGAGTACTTCGGCTGCCAGGTCGACCAGGAGGTGCGGGACAACCACGACCACCTCCAGTTGCAACTGGAGTTCATGGGCTATCTCTGCCGGCGGGAAGCGGCGGTCGACCCCGACGTCGCCGCGGCGCGACTGGACTTCCACGACCGCCACCTCCGGGTGATCGGCGAGGCCGTCGCGGACGCGCTGGCGGCCGAACCCGGGACCGAGTTCTACGGCGACCTCGGCGCGTTCCTCGACCGGTTCACCGACGCCGACGTCGAGGACCTGGCGGCCCGCCGCGAGGGGGGTGGATCGGCGTGA
- a CDS encoding HEAT repeat domain-containing protein, with translation MRDPDEATDGPTDPRVHPEQSPGFGEDPEGLEDIEVSRDVTIGEATPRELQATDLAPVADASAAEKIDDLLSGDHVERRRAALALGEERPEEAVLDAVIAATNDGDDDVRQFAVESLASLGGERAAAAVVETLGDEDPWVRAEAVVALDNIDRLEYEDHIEAALDDDHHAVRRNAAISLFKHRGEDLLPVLLEQSRADSERLREWAAHLMAGVEDGRATERLTELADDEDEPQVVRSTAARAVEADPGKFRRQFTGGIEGESTALPGEDRLNRRPDL, from the coding sequence GTGAGAGATCCCGACGAGGCGACCGACGGACCGACGGATCCGCGCGTCCACCCCGAGCAGAGCCCCGGCTTCGGCGAGGACCCCGAGGGGCTGGAGGACATCGAAGTGAGCCGGGACGTGACCATCGGTGAGGCCACCCCGAGAGAGCTACAGGCGACCGACCTCGCACCCGTGGCCGACGCCTCGGCCGCCGAGAAGATCGACGACCTGCTCTCGGGCGATCACGTCGAGCGGCGACGGGCCGCCCTGGCACTGGGGGAGGAACGGCCCGAGGAGGCGGTGCTGGACGCCGTAATCGCCGCGACGAACGACGGAGACGACGACGTGCGCCAGTTCGCCGTCGAATCGCTGGCGAGTCTGGGCGGCGAGCGGGCGGCCGCCGCCGTCGTCGAGACGCTCGGCGACGAGGACCCCTGGGTGCGCGCGGAGGCGGTCGTCGCGCTCGACAATATCGACCGACTCGAGTACGAGGACCACATCGAGGCCGCACTGGACGACGACCACCACGCCGTGCGCCGGAACGCGGCCATCTCGCTGTTCAAACACCGCGGCGAGGACCTGCTCCCGGTCCTGCTGGAACAGTCGCGGGCCGACAGCGAACGCTTGCGGGAGTGGGCGGCCCACCTCATGGCCGGCGTCGAGGACGGGCGGGCGACCGAGCGGCTGACGGAACTGGCCGACGACGAGGACGAACCGCAGGTCGTCAGGAGCACGGCCGCGCGGGCCGTCGAGGCCGATCCCGGCAAGTTCCGGCGGCAGTTCACCGGCGGCATCGAGGGCGAGAGCACGGCGCTGCCGGGCGAAGACCGACTCAACCGGAGACCCGACCTATGA
- a CDS encoding P-loop NTPase, which translates to MSSEDTTTTEPLSDRVEAALRKVRDPDADVNVFEAGLVEDVRIADGDVTVRTDLSEFPPSEGQAVTSTMMRAVSEVEGVERAHVEQAPRGVDTDGREVGVGTAERVIAVASAKGGVGKTTVATTLACALAADGDDVALFDADIHGPNVPELLSVSGPVQSDDEGHPVPVDASAADADEAAGALEVMSVGLMNDSQPLAWRGAMAHDALTELFEETAWASPDTLVIDLPPGTGDVALTTLQEVRVDGVVFVTTPFHAAVSDTHRSLQLFEENEVPVLGVVSNMGEFVCDSCGEHHDLFDGDDPVGALEVPILAEVPFTGEMQSDPRPTADGVPDVARELAGAARDRIEEIWTVEVPDGAVDLRGVPPEERRGRVRDAFEALESGERFEVVSDRNPGPVREFLVDLIDGQNLETFEVKRQNPDTWRCRTRKP; encoded by the coding sequence ATGAGTTCAGAGGACACCACCACGACGGAACCGCTCTCCGATCGCGTCGAGGCCGCGCTCCGGAAGGTGCGCGACCCCGACGCCGACGTGAACGTCTTCGAGGCAGGGCTGGTCGAGGACGTGCGGATCGCCGACGGCGACGTCACGGTCCGGACCGACCTCTCCGAGTTCCCGCCCAGCGAGGGCCAGGCCGTCACGTCGACGATGATGCGCGCTGTCTCCGAGGTCGAGGGCGTCGAGCGCGCCCACGTCGAACAGGCACCTCGCGGCGTCGACACCGACGGACGCGAGGTCGGCGTCGGCACGGCAGAGCGGGTGATCGCCGTCGCCAGCGCGAAGGGCGGCGTCGGGAAGACCACCGTCGCGACGACGCTCGCCTGTGCGCTGGCGGCCGATGGCGACGACGTGGCCCTGTTCGACGCCGACATCCACGGGCCGAACGTGCCCGAACTGCTCTCGGTGAGTGGCCCGGTGCAGTCCGACGACGAGGGCCACCCGGTTCCCGTCGACGCGAGCGCGGCCGATGCGGACGAGGCGGCCGGCGCTCTCGAAGTGATGAGCGTCGGGTTGATGAACGACAGCCAGCCGCTGGCCTGGCGGGGGGCGATGGCCCACGACGCGCTGACCGAACTGTTCGAGGAGACGGCGTGGGCCAGCCCCGACACGCTCGTGATCGACCTGCCGCCGGGGACCGGCGACGTGGCGCTGACCACGCTGCAGGAGGTCCGGGTCGACGGCGTCGTGTTCGTGACGACGCCCTTCCACGCCGCGGTCTCGGACACCCACCGCTCGCTGCAGCTGTTCGAGGAGAACGAGGTCCCCGTGCTGGGCGTCGTCTCGAACATGGGGGAGTTCGTCTGTGACTCCTGCGGCGAGCACCACGACCTCTTCGACGGCGACGATCCCGTTGGTGCCCTTGAAGTCCCGATCCTCGCGGAGGTGCCCTTCACCGGCGAGATGCAGTCCGACCCCCGACCGACAGCCGACGGCGTGCCCGACGTGGCCCGGGAACTCGCGGGGGCCGCCCGCGACCGGATCGAGGAGATCTGGACGGTGGAGGTTCCGGACGGGGCCGTCGACCTGCGCGGCGTTCCCCCCGAAGAGCGCCGCGGTCGGGTCCGGGACGCCTTCGAGGCGCTCGAGTCAGGGGAGCGATTCGAGGTGGTCAGCGATCGGAATCCGGGACCGGTCCGGGAGTTCCTCGTCGATCTGATCGACGGCCAGAACTTAGAGACCTTCGAGGTCAAACGGCAGAACCCCGACACCTGGCGGTGCCGGACGCGAAAACCCTAA